The Methanoculleus sp. SDB region GTCGGCAATCCGGGCGAGCATCTGCACCTCGGCCCGCGTTTCGATTCGCGGGCCCTTTGTCTGCACGTAGACACCGCCGCGGTGTGCTTCGGGAACCAGCGATGCGAGTTCACGGGCGAGCGTTTCGTCAAGCCCGGGGTTCACGTGCTCGATGGCATGGTCATGGATGGAGGGAATGTCCGTCATGCTGATGTAATCCGAGGGGATGAGAAGCGATCCGGGAGGGATGTCCTGTTTGAGCGATCCCGCCGATCCGAATGCCACGACCCTCTCGACGCCCAGGATGGCGAGGGCGGCCATCGATGCCCGGTAGTTGATGCGGTGCGGGGGAAGCCCGTACTGATGCCGCATCAAAAGGGCACACTCCCCGGTATACACTTCGGCAGGGCCGAACGGGGTGGATATGCGCTCCTTCGTAAGGTCCGGAAGATCGGAGAAGAGAAGACTCGTGCCGCCGACGATCCCGAGCATCAGGAGTCGCCTCCCGGTATGCTGCCTCGATTCATGGATTTTCCTCCCTATTCTGTGAGTACTCTTCCTATTTTTGTGCTCCCCTCCGGCCCCGCG contains the following coding sequences:
- a CDS encoding 5'-methylthioadenosine phosphorylase → MLGIVGGTSLLFSDLPDLTKERISTPFGPAEVYTGECALLMRHQYGLPPHRINYRASMAALAILGVERVVAFGSAGSLKQDIPPGSLLIPSDYISMTDIPSIHDHAIEHVNPGLDETLARELASLVPEAHRGGVYVQTKGPRIETRAEVQMLARIADVVGMTVASEATVACELGMVFAALCTIDNYAHGLGGDVLTYEHILETSRLHRRRTGDIVSTIVEKMT